Proteins from a genomic interval of Gemmatimonadaceae bacterium:
- a CDS encoding APC family permease: protein MTTAYSQLKRLVFGQPLASDRLEHERLNKKTALAVLSSDAISSVAYATDQILFVVGGALGLASLSYVLPISAVIVGLLVLVGISYSQTIRAYPGGGGSYTVAKENLGTSSGLVAAAALLTDYVLTVAVSISSGVAAMTSAYPSLIPHTVVLGVASIVLLTIVNLRGVRESGVVFSVPTYAFIAMMLALIGFGIYHVLLGDLSGVVITSPKLDPHTAAAHPTGVATGFAFFYLLLRGFAEGCAAMTGTEAISNGVQAFKEPARSNARRTLGWMVTILAAFFLGVSYLAQHYGAMPTADQTVLSILGHRIFGSGIAYYALQYSTFAVLVLAANTAFADFPRLSSILAHDRYMPRQFQARGDRLAFSNGIVTLGAVALLLVVMFRGDTARLVPLYALGVFVCFTLSQAGMVMHWMRSHDPGWRWRAGLNGLGAAATALVAIVQVVTKFTAGGWIVVVIIPVIIYVLKRIHSHYEHFAEEVRYTGQSPLMFLHHTVVVPVNGITKPAAGALVYATTISEDVRAAYIEVDAAATADLRRQWDAWDIGVDLVVLPSPYRSILRPLVEYVDGLAARGEADLVTVVVPEIVPRSWLGHLLHNKTSLFIRTAFLFRPNVVVTAVPYRIGRAARLRQRAVHDDSLDLDLVSS, encoded by the coding sequence ATGACCACCGCGTACTCCCAACTCAAACGACTCGTTTTCGGCCAGCCGCTCGCGTCCGATCGGCTGGAGCATGAACGATTGAACAAGAAGACCGCGCTCGCGGTCCTGTCCTCCGACGCGATCTCATCGGTCGCATACGCCACCGATCAGATTCTGTTCGTCGTCGGCGGCGCGCTCGGCCTCGCGTCGCTCAGCTATGTTCTGCCGATCTCGGCCGTCATCGTCGGGCTCCTGGTGCTCGTCGGCATCTCGTACAGCCAGACGATTCGTGCCTATCCGGGCGGCGGCGGATCGTACACGGTCGCGAAGGAAAACCTGGGAACGTCGTCGGGACTCGTGGCCGCGGCGGCGTTGCTCACGGATTACGTGCTGACGGTGGCGGTGTCGATCTCCTCGGGCGTCGCCGCGATGACGTCGGCCTATCCATCGCTCATTCCGCATACCGTGGTGCTTGGCGTTGCGTCGATCGTGCTTCTCACGATCGTGAACTTGCGCGGCGTTCGCGAATCGGGTGTCGTGTTCAGCGTACCGACCTATGCGTTCATCGCGATGATGCTCGCGCTCATCGGCTTCGGGATCTATCACGTGCTCCTCGGCGATCTCTCGGGCGTCGTGATCACGTCGCCCAAGCTCGATCCGCATACGGCCGCGGCGCATCCGACGGGTGTGGCAACGGGGTTCGCGTTCTTCTACCTGCTGCTGCGCGGCTTCGCTGAAGGATGCGCGGCGATGACGGGAACCGAGGCGATCTCGAACGGCGTGCAGGCGTTCAAGGAGCCGGCGCGCTCCAATGCGCGTCGAACGCTCGGGTGGATGGTGACCATCCTCGCCGCGTTCTTTTTGGGCGTCAGCTATCTCGCGCAGCATTACGGCGCCATGCCGACGGCGGATCAAACGGTGCTGTCGATCCTCGGCCACCGCATCTTCGGCAGCGGCATTGCGTACTACGCGTTGCAATACTCGACGTTCGCCGTCCTCGTGCTTGCCGCGAACACCGCGTTCGCCGACTTCCCGCGGTTGTCGAGCATTCTCGCGCACGATCGCTACATGCCGCGACAGTTTCAGGCGCGCGGCGATCGATTAGCGTTCTCTAACGGCATCGTCACCCTTGGCGCGGTCGCGCTGCTGCTCGTGGTGATGTTTCGCGGTGATACTGCTCGCCTGGTACCGCTCTACGCGCTCGGCGTGTTCGTCTGCTTCACGCTGTCACAGGCCGGCATGGTGATGCACTGGATGCGCTCGCACGATCCTGGCTGGCGTTGGCGTGCGGGACTCAACGGCCTGGGTGCCGCGGCGACCGCGCTCGTCGCGATCGTGCAGGTGGTGACCAAGTTCACCGCGGGCGGCTGGATCGTCGTCGTGATCATTCCGGTCATCATCTACGTGCTGAAGCGCATTCACAGCCACTACGAGCATTTCGCGGAGGAAGTCCGGTACACTGGACAGTCTCCGCTCATGTTCCTGCATCACACGGTGGTCGTGCCGGTGAATGGCATCACGAAGCCGGCCGCCGGCGCGCTCGTGTATGCGACGACGATCTCGGAGGACGTTCGTGCCGCATACATCGAAGTCGATGCGGCCGCGACCGCCGATCTGCGTCGTCAGTGGGATGCGTGGGACATCGGCGTCGACCTGGTGGTGCTGCCGTCGCCCTATCGTTCGATCCTGCGTCCGCTCGTGGAATACGTGGACGGACTTGCCGCGCGCGGCGAGGCGGATTTGGTGACCGTCGTCGTACCGGAGATCGTGCCGCGCAGCTGGTTGGGGCATCTGCTGCACAACAAGACGTCGCTGTTCATTCGCACGGCGTTTCTCTTCCGGCCGAATGTGGTGGTGACGGCGGTGCCGTATCGGATTGGCCGGGCGGCGCGGCTGCGGCAGCGCGCGGTGCATGATGATTCGCTGGATCTGGATCTCGTGTCGTCCTGA
- a CDS encoding response regulator translates to MEHDLVLVIDDEPQIRRVVRNAVEAGIGKVIEASTGRAGIDLAAAERPSLIILDLGLPDVDGADVCRSIRAWSAAPIVVLSARGSVNEKAALLDAGADDYIAKPFSTIELQARVRAQLRRARLAPAAVPAHVLEIDGASIDLAKPSVKRDGVAAHLTKTEWQLLRTLIQNAGRTMTHRQLFHAVWGNSHGDMQQYLRVHIRSIRRKIERDPVRPRIIVTEPGVGYRFENELPP, encoded by the coding sequence GTGGAGCACGATCTCGTTCTCGTCATTGACGACGAACCGCAAATCCGGCGCGTGGTTCGCAACGCCGTCGAAGCCGGCATCGGCAAGGTCATCGAGGCGTCGACCGGCCGCGCGGGCATCGACCTCGCCGCGGCCGAGCGTCCGTCGCTGATCATTCTCGATCTTGGGCTGCCCGACGTCGACGGCGCGGACGTGTGCCGGTCGATTCGCGCGTGGTCGGCGGCGCCGATCGTCGTCTTGTCGGCGCGTGGCTCCGTCAACGAGAAAGCGGCGCTCCTCGATGCCGGCGCCGACGACTACATCGCGAAACCATTCAGCACGATCGAGCTGCAGGCGCGCGTGCGCGCCCAATTACGGCGCGCACGGCTCGCGCCCGCGGCGGTCCCGGCGCACGTGCTCGAGATCGACGGCGCGTCGATCGATCTCGCGAAGCCGTCGGTGAAGCGCGACGGCGTCGCGGCGCATCTCACGAAGACCGAATGGCAGCTGCTGCGAACCTTGATTCAAAACGCCGGGCGCACGATGACGCATCGCCAGCTGTTTCATGCGGTCTGGGGGAACTCGCACGGCGACATGCAACAGTACTTGCGCGTGCACATTCGCAGCATTCGCCGCAAGATCGAGCGCGATCCGGTGCGTCCGCGCATCATCGTGACGGAGCCCGGCGTCGGGTATCGCTTCGAGAACGAGCTGCCGCCATGA
- a CDS encoding ATP-binding protein, translated as MRIRSSSRWFVWTVSFAALTGVTAAMVAVRDRLNAAHVALAYLIVVQLASVRGGRALGLSLAVTSFLAFNWFFLPPYGTFAIANPIDWFVLVAFLMTSIIAAELLYRAQALGAERERLEATTRRARSLEETNRSKDAVLAAVSHDLRTPLTTIKGLAHEIADAGDERAEIIEEEADRLNAFVGKLLDFSRVTMGTAALDVQPNEAEDLLGAAAQQVQGRLDGHPLVLHVEPSDGMLFGGFDFVQTLRVLVNLIDNASKYSPAGAPIEVGARRRDSSLEFWVADRGSGIAESERQRIFEPFYRRPGEALNVAGAGLGLSIARGIAEAQRGTVTLAAREGGGSVFTLTVPAIDLDATSSGDES; from the coding sequence ATGAGGATTCGCTCATCATCGCGGTGGTTCGTCTGGACGGTCTCGTTCGCGGCGCTGACCGGCGTGACCGCGGCGATGGTCGCCGTGCGCGACCGGCTGAACGCGGCGCATGTCGCGCTCGCATACCTGATCGTCGTACAACTCGCCAGCGTGCGCGGCGGACGAGCGCTCGGCCTGTCGCTCGCGGTGACGTCGTTTCTCGCCTTCAATTGGTTCTTCCTGCCGCCGTACGGCACGTTCGCGATCGCGAACCCGATCGACTGGTTCGTGCTCGTCGCGTTCTTGATGACGAGCATCATCGCCGCCGAATTGCTCTACCGCGCGCAGGCACTCGGCGCGGAGCGCGAGCGCCTGGAAGCGACGACGCGCCGAGCGCGTTCGCTCGAGGAAACGAATCGGTCGAAGGATGCGGTGCTGGCCGCGGTGTCGCACGACCTCCGCACGCCGCTGACGACGATCAAAGGCCTCGCGCACGAGATCGCCGACGCGGGCGACGAACGCGCGGAGATCATCGAGGAAGAGGCCGATCGGCTCAACGCCTTCGTCGGCAAGCTGCTCGACTTCTCGCGCGTCACGATGGGCACCGCCGCACTCGATGTGCAGCCCAACGAAGCGGAAGACTTGCTCGGCGCCGCTGCGCAGCAGGTACAGGGGCGGCTCGACGGACATCCGCTGGTGCTGCATGTCGAACCGTCGGACGGCATGCTGTTCGGCGGGTTCGACTTCGTGCAAACGCTGCGCGTGCTGGTCAATCTCATCGACAATGCGTCGAAGTACTCGCCTGCCGGCGCGCCGATCGAGGTCGGCGCGCGGCGTCGCGACTCGTCGCTCGAGTTCTGGGTCGCGGACCGCGGATCGGGCATCGCGGAGAGCGAACGCCAGCGCATCTTCGAGCCGTTTTATCGGCGTCCCGGCGAGGCGTTGAACGTGGCGGGCGCGGGGCTCGGGCTATCGATCGCCCGCGGGATCGCCGAGGCGCAGCGTGGGACTGTGACGCTCGCGGCGCGCGAGGGGGGAGGGAGCGTGTTTACACTGACGGTGCCGGCGATCGATCTGGATGCGACGAGCAGCGGGGACGAGTCGTAG
- a CDS encoding PadR family transcriptional regulator: MRPSDLIQGTLDVLILKSLATEPRHGWAIAKRIETVSRDVLQIKQGSLYPALHRLESQGMIRAEWRESETGREAKFYSLTRAGRAQLEVELTQWERLSAAIRLTLRDA, translated from the coding sequence GTGCGACCATCCGACCTCATTCAGGGAACGCTCGACGTTCTCATCCTGAAGTCGCTCGCCACCGAGCCGCGGCACGGCTGGGCCATCGCCAAGCGAATCGAAACCGTCTCGCGCGACGTACTGCAGATCAAGCAAGGCTCGCTATATCCCGCGCTGCACCGCCTGGAGAGTCAGGGCATGATCCGGGCGGAGTGGCGCGAGAGCGAGACGGGGCGCGAAGCCAAGTTCTACTCGCTGACGCGGGCCGGCCGCGCGCAACTCGAGGTCGAGCTCACGCAGTGGGAGCGCCTGTCGGCCGCGATCCGCCTCACGCTTCGCGACGCATGA
- a CDS encoding alpha/beta hydrolase: protein MTLDHLTYTDTGTGAPIVLIHGSVDDMRTWSYQTAPFSAHHRLITYSRRYHWPNTGADSATAYRATDHRDDLAALIEELELGPAHLVGASYGAVVALLLAATRPELVRSLVLGEPPAFNFLDRAELEANYRTQILPAKEAYDAGRPIDGVEHFLNSIVGPGAFARFPRGARQVALDNAPEFGLEARSTPEEFFGPLTASDLRSIQTPALLVRGERSPEIFGRVIDVLRSNLPNARYLLVPGASHAMHRHNAPLYNTAVLEFLDAVG from the coding sequence GTGACACTCGACCATCTTACCTATACCGACACCGGGACGGGCGCTCCAATTGTCCTGATCCACGGCAGCGTCGACGACATGCGCACCTGGAGCTACCAGACCGCTCCATTCTCCGCGCACCACCGTCTGATCACGTACAGCCGGCGCTACCATTGGCCGAACACCGGCGCCGATAGCGCGACCGCGTATCGGGCAACGGACCACCGCGACGACCTCGCCGCGCTGATCGAGGAGCTCGAGCTCGGACCGGCCCATCTCGTCGGGGCCAGTTACGGGGCGGTGGTCGCCCTGCTCTTGGCGGCGACTCGCCCCGAGCTCGTACGCTCGCTCGTCCTTGGCGAACCGCCGGCGTTCAACTTTCTCGATCGCGCCGAGCTGGAGGCGAACTATCGCACCCAGATCCTTCCGGCGAAGGAAGCCTACGACGCCGGCCGCCCGATCGACGGTGTTGAGCATTTTCTAAACTCGATCGTTGGGCCAGGCGCCTTCGCGCGTTTTCCGCGCGGCGCGCGCCAGGTCGCGCTGGACAATGCACCCGAGTTCGGCCTCGAGGCGCGTTCGACGCCCGAGGAATTCTTTGGGCCGCTCACCGCGAGCGATCTTCGCAGCATCCAAACGCCCGCGCTCCTCGTCCGCGGCGAACGCAGCCCCGAAATCTTCGGCCGGGTCATCGACGTCCTGCGATCGAACTTGCCGAACGCGCGGTACCTCCTCGTGCCGGGTGCGTCGCACGCCATGCACCGACACAACGCGCCGCTGTACAACACGGCGGTGCTCGAGTTTCTTGATGCCGTCGGCTGA
- a CDS encoding metallophosphoesterase → MADSRPRRRSRGVFAIALRVVTYFVLAWGVVAVLASSAFAGGAWVTALVATYFTIPLIVFIRWRGWPFYPNAWFRLLVVRPFWYAQLVLPLVAAAGLLGLVVGWPFGHALLIGRTLASVVAIVVAAILVAGYLGSRRLVVRHVDVDVPGLPESFDGLRIAQLSDLHIGPHTSKRFINRVVAATRALTPDLVAVTGDLIDDRAEDVAVYASTIGALDAPLGVYMIPGNHDVYAGWDDVEHALRVAGIGTVLVNEARSIHRGGDAITLVGTGDPAGGRRGTARVAPDIDRAMSHVASDAIVIAFAHNPALWPPLVERGVALTLSGHTHWGQFAMPRLGWSLASPFLEHAMGAHHDDTSVLYISPGTGYWGIPFRLGALPEVTLVTLRRADRAAARVHKPRAA, encoded by the coding sequence ATGGCCGACTCACGCCCTCGGCGCCGTTCGCGCGGCGTATTTGCGATCGCGCTCCGCGTCGTCACGTACTTCGTGCTTGCGTGGGGCGTTGTCGCCGTCTTGGCATCGAGCGCATTCGCCGGCGGCGCGTGGGTCACGGCGCTCGTCGCGACATACTTCACAATTCCGTTAATCGTCTTCATTCGGTGGCGCGGCTGGCCGTTCTACCCGAACGCATGGTTTCGGCTGTTGGTGGTGCGTCCGTTCTGGTACGCGCAGCTCGTGCTCCCGCTCGTCGCGGCGGCGGGATTGCTCGGCCTCGTCGTGGGTTGGCCGTTTGGTCATGCGCTTCTGATCGGACGAACGCTGGCGAGCGTCGTCGCGATCGTCGTCGCCGCCATTCTTGTCGCCGGATATCTCGGCTCTCGGCGTCTCGTCGTGCGTCACGTGGACGTCGACGTCCCCGGACTTCCCGAGAGCTTCGATGGACTTCGCATCGCACAGCTGTCGGATCTGCACATCGGACCGCACACGTCGAAGCGATTCATCAACCGCGTCGTCGCGGCGACGCGCGCGCTCACGCCGGATCTCGTCGCGGTCACCGGCGACCTGATCGATGACCGCGCCGAGGACGTCGCCGTCTACGCCAGCACCATCGGCGCGCTCGACGCTCCACTCGGCGTCTACATGATACCCGGCAATCACGACGTCTACGCCGGATGGGACGACGTCGAACACGCGTTGCGTGTGGCGGGAATTGGCACCGTGCTCGTCAACGAAGCGCGCTCGATTCACCGCGGCGGCGACGCCATCACGCTCGTTGGCACCGGGGATCCCGCGGGCGGCCGGCGCGGCACGGCGCGCGTTGCGCCGGACATCGATCGCGCGATGTCACATGTGGCGTCCGACGCGATCGTCATCGCGTTCGCGCACAATCCGGCGCTGTGGCCTCCGTTGGTCGAACGCGGCGTTGCGTTGACGCTGAGCGGACACACGCATTGGGGCCAGTTCGCCATGCCGCGACTCGGCTGGAGTCTCGCCTCGCCGTTTCTCGAGCACGCGATGGGCGCGCACCACGACGATACATCGGTGCTCTACATCAGCCCCGGCACCGGCTACTGGGGAATTCCCTTCCGCCTCGGCGCCCTTCCCGAGGTCACGCTCGTCACGCTGCGCCGTGCCGATCGCGCGGCGGCGCGCGTCCACAAGCCGCGCGCGGCGTAG
- a CDS encoding NADPH-dependent FMN reductase, whose protein sequence is MRQLRILTVSGSLRVVSSSGAVLDAIARLAPSDVIVERYSGMASLPHFNPDVEEVALPHEAAEWRARVAAADALLIASPEYAHGVPGSLKNALDWLVGGPEFVDKPVAVVNPSAHSKFAHVQLIETLRTMSGNVVMDASVTLRARPAAGNADAIVDDAELVALLRSALAALCDATQSGSPSSYIGRTSVSPSHSGQ, encoded by the coding sequence GTGAGACAGCTCAGGATTCTCACCGTTTCCGGTAGTTTGCGCGTCGTCTCGTCGAGCGGTGCGGTGCTCGACGCCATCGCGCGATTGGCGCCGAGCGATGTGATCGTCGAACGGTACAGCGGCATGGCGAGCTTGCCGCACTTCAATCCGGACGTCGAGGAAGTTGCGTTGCCGCATGAAGCGGCCGAGTGGCGCGCTCGCGTCGCAGCGGCCGATGCGCTCCTGATCGCGAGCCCCGAGTACGCGCACGGCGTCCCGGGATCGCTCAAGAATGCGTTGGACTGGCTCGTCGGTGGTCCGGAATTCGTCGACAAGCCCGTCGCGGTCGTGAATCCGTCGGCGCACTCGAAGTTCGCGCACGTGCAGCTCATCGAGACGCTGCGGACGATGTCGGGAAACGTCGTGATGGACGCATCGGTGACGCTGCGAGCGCGCCCCGCCGCCGGAAATGCCGATGCGATCGTCGATGACGCCGAGCTCGTGGCGCTACTTCGGTCGGCGCTTGCGGCGTTGTGCGATGCAACTCAGAGCGGCTCGCCCTCCTCGTACATCGGGCGCACTTCCGTTTCACCCTCCCATTCGGGCCAGTGA
- a CDS encoding YciI family protein produces MRFMMIVKGDESFDRSGPPPAALMAAIDQYGQDAAREGKLVSFGGLRRTAEGARVRITKGKIVTTDGPFTETKEVIGGFSVMNLASREEAIQEAIKFMELHRIHWPEWEGETEVRPMYEEGEPL; encoded by the coding sequence ATGCGCTTCATGATGATCGTCAAAGGCGACGAATCGTTCGACCGCTCCGGCCCCCCTCCCGCCGCCCTCATGGCCGCCATCGACCAGTACGGCCAGGACGCCGCCCGCGAGGGCAAGCTCGTCTCCTTCGGCGGCCTGCGGCGTACCGCCGAGGGCGCTCGCGTTCGCATCACGAAGGGAAAGATCGTCACCACCGACGGCCCCTTCACCGAAACGAAGGAAGTCATCGGCGGCTTCTCGGTCATGAACCTGGCGTCGCGGGAGGAAGCAATTCAGGAGGCCATCAAGTTCATGGAGCTGCACCGCATTCACTGGCCCGAATGGGAGGGTGAAACGGAAGTGCGCCCGATGTACGAGGAGGGCGAGCCGCTCTGA
- a CDS encoding DEAD/DEAH box helicase produces the protein MSFASFKLEPNLLKGVKELGFVRPTPIQNDAIPPAMEGRDVLACAMTGSGKTVAFLLPVLHRLLAHPRRATRALIVTPTRELAAQILEELNSIATHTPITAAAIYGGVGMGPQEHAFRSNVDVLVATPGRLLDHLKQPYAKLDHIQHLVLDEADRMLDMGFLPDIRRVLKHLPPKRQTLFFSATMPKPILELTREMLHNPATINLERKAAPAVGITQAIYPVQQELKSSLLLALLQRDIMAEALVFTRTKHRANRLWEYLTKHGVAAARIHGNRSQAQRTDALAGFKSGTYRVLVATDIAARGIDVEELGHVVNFDVPLAPEDYIHRVGRTARAEMTGEAFTFVSPEEADDLKAIERAVGKALPRVTLPDFDYNARPSARLEVPIAERLAKHRAQRAVERQRTKEKEARRSPPQQPSTQQRSSASSASSASSASPTSPASPYRDESAASSAARKRRRRRRGGHGRTGPSSDVK, from the coding sequence ATGTCATTTGCATCATTCAAGCTCGAACCCAATCTGCTCAAAGGCGTGAAGGAGCTGGGCTTCGTCCGCCCCACGCCAATCCAGAACGACGCCATTCCGCCGGCCATGGAAGGCCGCGATGTCCTCGCCTGCGCGATGACCGGCAGCGGCAAGACGGTCGCGTTCCTCCTGCCCGTGCTGCATCGCCTACTGGCGCATCCGCGCCGAGCCACGCGTGCGTTGATCGTGACGCCGACGCGTGAGTTGGCGGCACAAATTCTCGAGGAGCTGAACAGCATCGCGACGCACACGCCGATCACCGCGGCGGCCATCTACGGCGGCGTCGGCATGGGCCCGCAGGAGCATGCGTTCCGCAGCAACGTCGACGTCCTCGTCGCGACGCCGGGCCGCTTGCTCGATCACCTCAAGCAGCCGTACGCCAAGCTCGATCACATTCAGCATCTGGTGCTCGACGAAGCCGATCGCATGCTCGACATGGGATTTCTGCCCGACATTCGGCGCGTGCTCAAGCATCTTCCGCCCAAGCGGCAGACGCTCTTCTTCAGCGCGACCATGCCGAAGCCGATTCTCGAGCTCACGCGCGAGATGCTCCACAATCCCGCGACGATCAACCTCGAGCGGAAAGCGGCACCGGCGGTCGGCATCACGCAGGCGATCTATCCGGTGCAGCAGGAGCTCAAGTCCTCGCTGCTGCTCGCATTGCTACAACGCGACATCATGGCCGAAGCGCTCGTGTTCACGCGCACGAAGCATCGCGCCAATCGCCTGTGGGAATATCTCACGAAGCACGGTGTCGCCGCGGCGCGCATTCACGGCAATCGCTCGCAAGCGCAGCGTACCGATGCGCTCGCGGGTTTCAAGAGTGGCACGTATCGCGTGCTCGTTGCCACGGACATCGCGGCGCGCGGCATCGACGTCGAGGAGCTGGGACACGTGGTGAACTTCGACGTGCCGCTCGCACCCGAGGATTACATCCATCGCGTTGGCCGTACGGCGCGCGCCGAGATGACGGGCGAGGCGTTCACGTTCGTGTCGCCCGAAGAAGCCGACGATCTGAAAGCGATCGAGCGCGCCGTGGGCAAGGCATTGCCGCGCGTGACGCTGCCGGACTTCGATTATAACGCGAGACCATCCGCGAGACTCGAGGTTCCGATCGCCGAGCGTCTGGCGAAGCATCGTGCGCAGCGCGCGGTGGAGCGGCAGCGGACGAAGGAAAAGGAGGCGCGTCGTTCGCCGCCGCAGCAGCCGTCGACTCAGCAACGATCGTCGGCGTCGTCGGCGTCATCCGCCTCGTCAGCCTCTCCGACCTCGCCGGCATCGCCATATCGCGACGAATCGGCAGCGTCGAGCGCGGCACGCAAGCGCCGTCGTCGCCGTCGCGGTGGGCACGGCCGAACCGGCCCGAGCAGCGATGTGAAGTAG